One stretch of Acholeplasma laidlawii PG-8A DNA includes these proteins:
- a CDS encoding NUDIX domain-containing protein, whose translation MRKLSDIIIEEGTKDLGIDKTRTTIRAIICKNDKLLMVYSPTFKDYTFPGGGMKKDEDHITALKREVKEEIGASEVFNIKPYGYIEEKRYGISNRPTVYLQTSYYYVVDVSNFGEQDLADREKEHGVEPVWVSIDEAIHINQLSISKLNQKRGMKTVLPREIKVLESLKKK comes from the coding sequence ATGAGAAAACTAAGTGACATTATAATTGAAGAGGGTACCAAAGATTTAGGTATAGACAAAACTAGAACAACCATTAGGGCGATAATTTGTAAGAACGATAAGTTACTAATGGTCTATTCACCCACCTTTAAAGATTATACCTTTCCAGGTGGTGGTATGAAAAAAGATGAAGATCACATCACCGCACTTAAAAGAGAAGTTAAAGAAGAAATTGGTGCAAGCGAAGTCTTTAATATAAAACCTTACGGTTATATTGAAGAAAAAAGGTATGGTATTTCAAATAGACCAACTGTGTATCTTCAAACATCGTATTACTATGTTGTTGATGTATCAAACTTTGGTGAACAAGATTTAGCAGATAGAGAAAAAGAACATGGTGTAGAACCCGTTTGGGTTTCAATTGATGAAGCCATACATATCAATCAACTATCTATAAGTAAGCTAAATCAAAAAAGAGGTATGAAGACTGTACTACCTAGAGAAATTAAGGTATTAGAGTCACTTAAAAAAAAATAA
- the dut gene encoding dUTP diphosphatase, which produces MRKFEVVTGFKDKSINLPKRATKYSAGYDIESADAYVIKPGTIQLIDTGLKVDMLENEALMIYPRSSLGIKKGLIMSNAVGIIDKDYYNNPNNEGHIMIPLFNFGQQDAIIQKGERVAQGVFQKYLITSDDESSNERTGGFGSSGQ; this is translated from the coding sequence ATGAGAAAATTTGAAGTAGTAACAGGTTTTAAAGATAAATCTATTAACCTACCTAAAAGAGCAACTAAATATAGTGCAGGTTATGATATTGAAAGTGCAGACGCTTACGTCATCAAACCAGGTACGATTCAATTAATCGATACCGGGTTAAAAGTAGATATGTTAGAAAACGAAGCACTCATGATTTATCCGAGATCTTCATTAGGTATTAAAAAGGGTTTAATTATGTCGAATGCAGTTGGTATTATTGATAAAGATTATTATAATAACCCAAATAATGAAGGACATATTATGATTCCATTATTCAATTTTGGTCAACAAGATGCAATCATTCAAAAAGGTGAACGTGTTGCTCAAGGTGTTTTCCAAAAATATCTTATTACCAGTGATGATGAGAGTTCTAATGAACGTACCGGTGGGTTTGGTAGTTCTGGTCAATAA